A part of Aquibium oceanicum genomic DNA contains:
- a CDS encoding SLC13 family permease encodes MTFEQMFLFGLLGAVFAMLVWGRVRYDLVAFGALVIGVAAGVIPPEEAFVGFGHEAVVIIALVLIVSRAMMNSGAVEFIAQYVVDKGRSLSAHIGIMAVVGAALSAIINNVAALVILMNLDLETARKAERPVSLSLMPLSFATILGGMITLIGTPPNIVIAQYRDRAFGEPFSMFDFSPVGLICAVAGIAFVATVGWRFIPQHAQKATPIVEGTGGIFVAEADVPEESEWIGKTPRDMVDMAGEQDVTILGLVRNGRRLPGFALSDEIRESDRLVLEGDPKAIEAFIGAAKLEIASENKDEGLTSKSLSLVETIVPDGARAVGRTADGMRLLTRQGVSLLGISRQGKRFRERVRGVQIRPGDVLLLIGPASRVSQAAEWMGVLPLAERSHTVIQRGKALLAIGIFVAAIAAAVIGFVPLAIGLAAAVGFYAIFNIVGPREVYDSVEWPVIVLLASLIPIGLALEDSGGTALIANAIVAQTSFLPAWAILAVLMIVTMTLSDFLNNVATALIAAPIAVGVANSIEVSPDPFLMGVAVAASCAFLTPIGHKNNTIIMGPGGYRFGDYWRMGLPLEAIIIAVSVPAILFFWPL; translated from the coding sequence ATGACATTCGAGCAGATGTTCCTGTTCGGGCTGCTCGGTGCAGTCTTCGCGATGCTGGTGTGGGGCCGCGTCCGCTACGATCTGGTCGCGTTCGGCGCACTCGTCATCGGAGTCGCGGCAGGGGTGATTCCGCCGGAAGAGGCTTTCGTCGGGTTCGGGCACGAGGCAGTCGTCATCATCGCGCTCGTGCTGATCGTCTCGCGGGCGATGATGAATTCGGGAGCAGTCGAGTTCATCGCGCAATACGTGGTGGACAAGGGCCGCTCGCTGTCGGCCCATATCGGCATAATGGCCGTCGTCGGTGCTGCCCTCTCGGCCATCATCAACAACGTCGCCGCCCTCGTCATCCTCATGAACCTCGACCTTGAGACGGCACGCAAGGCCGAGCGACCGGTCTCCCTGTCGCTCATGCCGCTGTCCTTCGCCACCATCCTCGGCGGCATGATCACGCTGATCGGCACGCCGCCGAACATCGTCATCGCGCAGTACCGGGACCGGGCCTTCGGAGAACCCTTCTCCATGTTCGACTTCTCGCCAGTCGGCCTCATCTGCGCGGTGGCCGGTATCGCCTTCGTGGCGACGGTGGGATGGCGCTTCATCCCCCAGCATGCGCAGAAGGCGACCCCGATCGTGGAAGGCACGGGCGGCATTTTCGTCGCGGAAGCCGATGTTCCCGAGGAATCGGAATGGATCGGCAAAACGCCGCGCGACATGGTCGATATGGCGGGTGAGCAGGACGTGACGATCCTCGGGCTGGTCAGGAACGGCAGGCGGCTGCCGGGCTTCGCGCTCAGCGACGAGATTCGCGAGAGCGACCGGCTGGTGCTGGAAGGCGATCCCAAGGCCATCGAAGCCTTCATCGGCGCTGCCAAGCTCGAGATCGCGTCGGAAAACAAGGATGAGGGCCTGACGAGCAAATCGCTGTCGCTCGTGGAGACGATCGTGCCGGACGGTGCCCGCGCAGTCGGGCGCACAGCCGACGGCATGCGGCTTCTCACCCGTCAGGGCGTATCGCTGCTCGGCATTTCGCGCCAGGGCAAGCGCTTCCGGGAGCGGGTGCGCGGCGTGCAGATCAGGCCGGGCGATGTGCTGCTGCTCATCGGCCCCGCCAGCCGCGTCTCTCAGGCCGCCGAGTGGATGGGCGTGCTGCCGCTCGCCGAGCGCAGCCACACCGTCATCCAGCGCGGCAAGGCGCTGCTCGCCATCGGCATCTTCGTGGCTGCGATCGCGGCTGCGGTAATCGGCTTCGTGCCGCTGGCGATCGGGCTTGCGGCGGCAGTCGGTTTCTACGCGATCTTCAACATCGTGGGGCCGCGGGAAGTCTACGATTCCGTCGAATGGCCGGTGATCGTGCTGCTCGCCTCGCTGATCCCCATCGGATTGGCGCTTGAGGATTCGGGCGGTACCGCGCTAATTGCGAACGCAATCGTCGCGCAGACCTCTTTCCTGCCGGCCTGGGCGATCCTCGCCGTCCTGATGATCGTTACCATGACGCTGTCCGACTTCCTCAACAACGTGGCGACCGCGCTGATCGCGGCTCCCATCGCGGTCGGCGTGGCGAATTCGATCGAGGTGTCGCCCGATCCGTTCCTGATGGGCGTGGCGGTCGCTGCCTCCTGCGCCTTCCTCACGCCGATCGGCCACAAGAACAACACCATCATCATGGGCCCGGGCGGCTACCGCTTCGGCGACTACTGGCGCATGGGCCTGCCGCTGGAGGCCATCATCATCGCCGTCTCGGTTCCTGCCATCCTCTTCTTCTGGCCCCTCTGA
- a CDS encoding SDR family oxidoreductase, with the protein MRLKDKVAVITGGASGFGEGMAKRFAEEGARVVVADLNSKGAERVAAEIGEAALPVTADVSIKADIDAMVAAAMERFGRIDIMVNNAGFTHRNQDMLTVDEPTFDLIGSVNMKAIYLTALAVVPIMKEQGGGSIITTASTAGLRPRPGLVWYNASKGWAITATKSMAVELAPQKIRVNCLCPVAGETGMLAQFMGEDTPEKRAQFRASIPLGRLSTPLDVANAALWLASDEAEFITGIALEVDGGRCI; encoded by the coding sequence GTGCGTCTGAAAGACAAGGTCGCCGTCATCACCGGCGGCGCGTCGGGTTTCGGCGAAGGCATGGCGAAGCGGTTTGCCGAGGAGGGTGCCAGGGTCGTCGTCGCCGACCTGAATTCCAAGGGCGCGGAGCGCGTCGCGGCGGAGATCGGCGAGGCGGCACTTCCCGTGACCGCCGACGTCTCCATCAAGGCCGACATCGACGCGATGGTCGCCGCCGCCATGGAGCGGTTCGGGCGCATCGACATCATGGTCAACAACGCCGGCTTCACCCACCGCAACCAGGACATGCTCACCGTCGACGAGCCGACCTTCGACCTGATCGGCTCCGTCAACATGAAGGCGATCTATCTGACCGCTCTGGCCGTCGTGCCGATCATGAAGGAGCAGGGCGGCGGGTCGATCATAACCACGGCCTCCACAGCGGGGTTGCGGCCGCGTCCCGGCCTCGTCTGGTACAACGCCTCCAAGGGCTGGGCGATCACCGCGACGAAGTCGATGGCGGTGGAACTCGCACCGCAGAAGATCCGTGTGAACTGCCTGTGCCCCGTCGCAGGAGAAACCGGAATGCTGGCGCAGTTCATGGGCGAGGACACGCCGGAGAAGCGCGCGCAGTTCCGGGCATCGATCCCGCTCGGCCGGCTCTCGACACCGCTCGACGTCGCCAACGCCGCGCTGTGGCTCGCCTCCGACGAGGCCGAATTCATCACCGGCATCGCGCTGGAGGTGGACGGCGGGCGCTGCATCTGA
- a CDS encoding type II toxin-antitoxin system RelE/ParE family toxin — protein sequence MNVLWTRPSLADIEEVQDFIAAENPAAAHRLVDELFERTERLLSHNPHAGRIGRVSGTRELVLSGTAFIVAYRVTTRVEILAVVHSARDWPREFT from the coding sequence ATGAACGTTCTCTGGACCCGCCCATCTCTCGCCGATATCGAAGAAGTGCAGGACTTCATCGCGGCGGAGAACCCGGCAGCGGCACACCGGCTGGTCGACGAACTCTTCGAACGGACGGAAAGGCTCCTGTCGCACAACCCGCATGCGGGACGGATCGGACGAGTGAGCGGTACGCGCGAACTCGTCCTGTCGGGAACAGCATTCATTGTCGCCTACCGGGTCACGACCCGTGTGGAGATATTGGCGGTGGTACATTCGGCACGCGACTGGCCTCGAGAATTCACGTAG
- a CDS encoding type II toxin-antitoxin system HicA family toxin: MSQWRSTRARRVLASLERIGWAVKRQVGSHRVLARDGWPNYVFAFHDREEIGPRMLGRIARHTGLKPEDL, from the coding sequence ATGAGCCAGTGGCGATCAACCCGAGCCCGGCGCGTGCTGGCCTCTCTCGAGCGCATAGGATGGGCGGTCAAGCGCCAGGTTGGATCACATCGCGTACTCGCAAGGGATGGCTGGCCCAACTACGTCTTCGCATTCCACGATCGCGAGGAGATAGGTCCAAGGATGCTCGGGCGCATCGCTCGACACACGGGCTTGAAGCCTGAAGATCTCTAG
- a CDS encoding NAD(P)/FAD-dependent oxidoreductase, with product MTYISPISPGFSWYEDTVGERPEYPSLEGDVTADVVIVGGGFTGLSAAAHLAKAGVNVVLIEAYRFGDGASGRNGGQLGTGQRAGAEEMEAEYGFERAKALFDLAEEAKAHLLEFAETNAIEIDFRPGHLNVTHKKRELPEFEEHAEAMTARFGYPHLSMMDAGETAERVGSTQYVGGVRDTGTGHIHPLKLVVGTARVAGAAGAKLFENTKSTGITSNGGKIRVGTERGSITADKCLIATNAYGADLEPVSAAHIMPIGSFIGATVPLGDDSPVLPGGESASDSRFVVRYFRKSPDGRLLFGGREIYAVDDPKDISIHIRRQIAEIYPALKDVEITHAWGGYVGITMPRKPFVREVMPNVISSGGYSGHGVMLSNFTGKLYAEAVAGNRDRLKLIEDMKIPPFPGGRRFRAPLLFLALNWYALRDRI from the coding sequence ATGACCTACATCTCCCCCATTTCCCCCGGTTTCTCCTGGTATGAAGACACCGTCGGCGAACGTCCCGAGTATCCGTCGCTCGAAGGCGATGTAACGGCGGACGTCGTGATCGTCGGCGGCGGCTTCACGGGACTTTCAGCCGCGGCTCATCTGGCCAAGGCCGGGGTCAACGTCGTCCTTATCGAGGCGTATCGCTTCGGCGACGGTGCGTCGGGGCGCAATGGTGGCCAGCTCGGCACCGGCCAGCGCGCGGGCGCGGAGGAGATGGAGGCGGAGTACGGCTTCGAACGCGCCAAGGCGCTCTTCGACCTCGCCGAGGAGGCCAAGGCGCACCTCCTGGAGTTTGCCGAGACCAACGCCATCGAGATCGACTTCCGACCCGGCCACCTCAATGTGACCCACAAGAAGCGGGAACTGCCGGAGTTCGAGGAACACGCCGAGGCGATGACGGCCCGTTTCGGCTATCCGCACCTGTCGATGATGGACGCGGGCGAGACCGCCGAGCGTGTCGGCTCCACGCAGTATGTCGGCGGCGTGCGCGACACCGGGACCGGCCATATCCACCCGCTGAAGCTGGTGGTGGGAACCGCGCGGGTTGCCGGCGCCGCCGGCGCGAAGCTCTTCGAGAACACCAAATCGACGGGCATCACGTCGAATGGCGGCAAGATCCGTGTCGGGACGGAGCGCGGCAGCATCACGGCCGACAAATGCCTCATCGCCACCAATGCCTATGGCGCCGACCTCGAACCCGTCAGCGCCGCCCACATCATGCCCATCGGCTCCTTCATCGGCGCCACGGTGCCTCTTGGAGACGACAGCCCCGTGCTGCCCGGGGGGGAGTCTGCTTCCGATTCGCGCTTCGTGGTGCGCTATTTCCGCAAGTCTCCCGACGGACGGCTCCTCTTCGGCGGGCGGGAAATCTATGCTGTGGACGATCCTAAGGATATCTCCATCCACATCCGGCGGCAGATCGCCGAGATCTATCCCGCGCTGAAGGATGTCGAGATCACCCATGCGTGGGGCGGCTATGTGGGCATCACCATGCCGCGAAAGCCCTTCGTGCGCGAGGTGATGCCGAACGTGATTTCCTCCGGCGGCTATTCGGGCCACGGGGTGATGCTCTCCAATTTCACCGGCAAGCTCTATGCCGAGGCGGTCGCCGGCAATCGCGATCGCCTGAAACTGATCGAGGACATGAAGATCCCGCCCTTCCCCGGCGGCCGCCGGTTCCGTGCACCGCTGCTTTTCCTGGCGCTCAACTGGTACGCGTTGCGCGACCGGATCTGA
- the aceA gene encoding isocitrate lyase translates to MTDFYNLVPSAPEGRYDGIERPYSPEDVKRLRGSVQIKYSLAEMGANRLWKLIHEEDFVNALGALSGNQAMQMVRAGLKAIYLSGWQVAADANTASAMYPDQSLYPANAGPELAKRINKTLQRADQIETSEGNGLSVDTWFAPIVADAEAGFGGPLNSFELMKAYIEAGAAGVHYEDQLASEKKCGHLGGKVLIPTAAHIRNLNAARLAADVMGVPTLVVARTDAEAAKLLTSDIDENDKPFVDYDAGRTAEGFYNVKNGLEPCIARAVAYAPFCDLIWCETSKPDLEQAKKFAEGVRKHHPDKLLAYNCSPSFNWKKNLDDATIAKFQRELGAMGYKFQFITLAGFHQLNYGMFELARGYKERQMAAYSELQEAEFASEANGYTATKHQREVGTGYFDAVSMAITGGTSSTTAMKESTEHDQFRPAAE, encoded by the coding sequence ATGACTGATTTTTACAACCTCGTTCCCTCGGCACCTGAAGGCCGGTATGACGGCATAGAGCGCCCCTACTCGCCCGAGGATGTGAAGCGCCTGCGCGGCTCTGTTCAGATCAAGTACTCGCTGGCCGAGATGGGCGCCAACCGGCTGTGGAAGCTCATCCACGAGGAGGACTTCGTCAACGCACTCGGCGCGCTCTCCGGCAACCAGGCCATGCAGATGGTCCGCGCCGGCCTGAAGGCGATCTATCTCTCCGGCTGGCAGGTCGCGGCAGACGCCAACACGGCGTCCGCGATGTATCCCGACCAGTCGCTTTACCCGGCGAACGCGGGTCCCGAACTCGCCAAGCGCATCAACAAGACGCTGCAGCGGGCCGATCAGATCGAAACCTCTGAGGGCAATGGCCTTTCCGTCGACACCTGGTTCGCCCCGATCGTCGCCGATGCCGAGGCGGGCTTCGGCGGGCCGCTCAATTCGTTCGAGCTCATGAAGGCCTACATCGAGGCAGGTGCTGCAGGCGTCCACTACGAGGACCAGCTTGCCTCCGAAAAGAAGTGCGGCCATCTCGGCGGTAAGGTGCTGATCCCGACGGCGGCGCACATCCGCAACCTCAACGCCGCTCGGCTCGCCGCCGACGTGATGGGCGTGCCGACGCTGGTCGTCGCCCGTACGGACGCAGAGGCTGCCAAGCTTCTCACCTCGGACATCGACGAGAACGACAAGCCGTTCGTCGACTACGATGCCGGCCGCACCGCGGAGGGCTTCTACAACGTCAAGAACGGCCTGGAGCCGTGCATCGCGCGCGCCGTCGCGTATGCTCCCTTCTGCGACCTGATCTGGTGCGAGACGTCGAAGCCCGACCTGGAGCAGGCGAAGAAGTTCGCCGAAGGCGTGCGCAAGCATCACCCGGACAAGCTGCTCGCCTACAACTGCTCGCCGTCCTTCAACTGGAAGAAGAACCTGGACGACGCGACCATCGCGAAGTTCCAACGCGAGCTCGGCGCGATGGGCTACAAGTTCCAGTTCATCACGCTGGCCGGCTTCCACCAGTTGAACTACGGCATGTTCGAACTCGCCCGTGGCTACAAGGAACGCCAGATGGCGGCGTACTCCGAACTCCAGGAAGCCGAATTCGCCTCCGAGGCGAACGGCTACACGGCGACCAAGCACCAGCGCGAGGTCGGCACCGGTTACTTCGACGCGGTCTCCATGGCGATCACCGGCGGCACCTCGTCGACGACAGCCATGAAGGAATCGACCGAGCACGACCAGTTCCGGCCGGCCGCCGAATAG
- a CDS encoding cytochrome P450 encodes MSDAPRYEIDPAAFWRNPYPDLARMRESAPIAFVPQLGATLFSRRDDIFVCEKNVAVFSSHQPGGLMNRLMGHNMMRKDGDAHLSERRAIFPSVSPKTVRDVWKQTFEAHADTVLDELDPRAGADLVKDFALRFSAECLKSLTGLVNMRSQDMDAWSQAMIDGIANYAGDPAVEARCHSATSGIDSAIDDMVPVVRAAPNASLLSVMLDGGMPMESVRANVKLAISGGQNEPRDAIAGAVWALLTHPSERARVEAGEASWMQVFDEYCRWLAPIGMSPRRVAVRHRYGDITFEPEDRVFFMFGSANRDEAHFIDPDRFDVSRATSKSIAFGAGPHFCAGAWASRCMVAEVALPKLFGRLRGLQIEEGAQVRIGGWAFRGILNLPVRWKPR; translated from the coding sequence ATGTCGGACGCGCCGCGCTACGAAATCGATCCGGCCGCCTTCTGGCGCAATCCCTATCCTGACCTTGCACGGATGCGCGAAAGCGCGCCGATAGCGTTCGTGCCGCAACTCGGCGCCACGCTGTTTTCGCGGCGAGACGACATCTTCGTCTGCGAGAAGAATGTCGCCGTCTTCTCCTCGCACCAGCCGGGCGGTCTGATGAACCGGCTAATGGGCCACAACATGATGCGCAAGGATGGCGACGCGCATCTGTCCGAGCGCCGCGCGATCTTTCCGTCGGTGTCGCCGAAGACCGTGCGCGACGTCTGGAAACAGACGTTCGAGGCGCATGCGGATACGGTCCTCGACGAACTGGATCCGCGGGCCGGGGCGGACCTCGTCAAGGATTTCGCACTGCGGTTCTCCGCCGAATGCCTGAAGTCGCTGACCGGGCTCGTCAACATGCGATCCCAGGACATGGATGCCTGGTCGCAGGCGATGATCGACGGTATCGCCAACTACGCCGGCGATCCGGCGGTCGAGGCGCGCTGCCACTCGGCGACGTCGGGCATAGACTCGGCGATCGACGACATGGTGCCGGTCGTGCGTGCCGCCCCGAATGCGAGCCTGCTCAGCGTCATGCTGGACGGCGGGATGCCGATGGAGAGCGTGCGCGCGAACGTGAAGCTCGCCATCAGCGGTGGCCAGAACGAACCGCGCGATGCCATTGCAGGTGCGGTCTGGGCGCTGCTGACCCATCCGTCGGAGCGGGCGAGGGTGGAGGCGGGCGAGGCGAGCTGGATGCAGGTCTTCGACGAATATTGCCGATGGCTTGCCCCGATCGGCATGTCGCCGCGCCGTGTCGCAGTCCGGCATCGCTACGGCGACATCACCTTCGAGCCGGAGGACCGCGTCTTCTTCATGTTCGGCTCCGCCAACCGCGACGAAGCGCATTTTATCGATCCTGACCGGTTCGACGTGTCGCGCGCCACATCCAAGTCGATCGCCTTCGGCGCCGGTCCGCATTTCTGCGCCGGTGCATGGGCCTCACGCTGCATGGTGGCCGAGGTTGCGCTGCCGAAGCTGTTCGGCCGGCTTCGCGGGCTTCAGATCGAGGAAGGCGCACAGGTGCGGATCGGCGGCTGGGCGTTCCGTGGAATTCTCAACCTGCCGGTCCGGTGGAAGCCCCGCTAA
- a CDS encoding type II toxin-antitoxin system HicB family antitoxin translates to MLRIEFEREEDGRWIAEIASLPGVMAYGSSREEARGKVEVLALRTLADRIEHGETVPEVGELFVVAA, encoded by the coding sequence ATGCTGCGAATCGAGTTCGAACGGGAAGAAGATGGTCGCTGGATCGCCGAGATTGCGAGCCTGCCCGGCGTCATGGCTTACGGCTCGAGCCGGGAAGAGGCGCGCGGCAAAGTCGAGGTCCTCGCATTAAGGACGTTGGCCGACCGCATCGAACATGGCGAGACGGTGCCTGAGGTTGGAGAGCTTTTCGTCGTTGCGGCATGA
- a CDS encoding DUF2189 domain-containing protein — protein sequence MAELSSGTPPRAAGLPQIRELSVADIRAALMHGLSDFAHAPLYGLFFGGVFALAGIVIVLAMTWWNIPWMIYPFAIGFPLIGPFAAAGLYEVSRRLEEGRPLAWKEVLSVVWAQRGRELSWMAFVMLFVFWIWMYQVRLLIALFLGRMSFSTLEKFMTIVLTTEQGWVFLAVGHVVGAAIALVLFSITVVSIPLLMDREIDFVTAMITSVRTVLTSPVPMIGWGLVVTLAVLLACAPFFLGLLIVLPVLGHATWHLYRRAVLPAA from the coding sequence ATGGCGGAACTATCGAGCGGTACGCCTCCGCGGGCGGCCGGACTGCCGCAAATCCGCGAACTGAGCGTCGCAGACATCCGCGCCGCGTTGATGCACGGCCTGTCCGATTTCGCTCACGCGCCGCTGTACGGACTCTTCTTTGGCGGCGTCTTCGCACTGGCGGGGATCGTCATCGTTCTCGCCATGACGTGGTGGAACATCCCGTGGATGATCTATCCCTTCGCTATCGGATTTCCGCTCATCGGCCCCTTCGCGGCCGCCGGTCTCTACGAGGTGAGCCGGCGCCTCGAAGAAGGCAGGCCGCTCGCCTGGAAAGAAGTCCTGTCCGTCGTCTGGGCGCAGCGGGGGCGCGAACTGTCGTGGATGGCGTTCGTGATGCTCTTCGTCTTCTGGATCTGGATGTATCAGGTCAGGCTGCTCATTGCCCTCTTTCTCGGCCGCATGTCCTTCTCGACGCTCGAAAAATTCATGACGATCGTCCTCACGACCGAGCAGGGATGGGTGTTCCTCGCAGTCGGGCACGTCGTCGGTGCGGCCATCGCCCTGGTACTCTTTTCGATCACCGTGGTGTCGATCCCTCTCCTGATGGATCGGGAGATCGATTTCGTCACCGCGATGATCACCAGCGTGAGGACCGTACTGACGAGCCCGGTTCCCATGATCGGGTGGGGTCTCGTGGTCACCCTCGCGGTCCTGCTTGCCTGTGCGCCCTTCTTCCTCGGCTTGCTGATCGTGCTGCCGGTACTCGGCCATGCGACCTGGCACCTTTACCGGCGGGCCGTGCTGCCGGCGGCGTGA
- a CDS encoding glutamine synthetase family protein: MPPEKKEARSAGRGKRVRTPAFVKNLRGVKNWKEAQTWLEWRGIEDIECITPDQAGVARGKMMPSKKFTSNTSLALPSAVFMTTITGGYPEDGNGFAYPKDDGDLKLVPDLSTLSAVPWESDPTAQVICDLVHQDGRNVEFTPRNVLRRVVAAYERRGLKPVVAPEIEFYLVRKNPDPDYPLTPPVGRSGRPIGGGQGYSIAGVNEFDELIDDIYHFSEGQGLEIDTLIHEEGAGQLEINLRHGDPVELADQVFIFKRTIREAALKHETYATFMAKPIQGQPGSAMHIHQSIIDRKTGRNIFTSEDGGESDAFLHFIGGMQQHMPNALVMMAPYVNSYRRLTQSASAPVNTKWGYDNRTTAFRIPRSDPGARRVENRIPSSDANPYLALAGSLACGLAGIIAGTKPELPVDTSANEDEIDLPRGLLEAVGRFETDTALRDILGDAFVSTYAAIKKAEFETFMEVISPWEREFLLLNV, encoded by the coding sequence ATGCCTCCCGAAAAGAAGGAAGCCAGGTCGGCTGGACGCGGTAAGCGCGTCCGCACGCCGGCATTCGTGAAGAATCTGCGCGGCGTGAAGAACTGGAAGGAAGCGCAGACCTGGCTCGAGTGGCGCGGCATCGAGGATATCGAATGCATAACGCCGGACCAGGCCGGCGTGGCACGCGGCAAGATGATGCCGTCCAAGAAGTTCACTTCCAACACGTCGCTGGCGCTTCCCTCGGCGGTCTTCATGACGACGATCACCGGCGGCTACCCAGAGGACGGCAACGGCTTCGCCTATCCCAAGGACGATGGCGACCTGAAGCTCGTCCCCGATCTGTCGACGCTCTCCGCCGTCCCCTGGGAATCCGACCCGACGGCGCAAGTCATCTGCGACCTGGTCCATCAGGACGGGCGCAACGTCGAGTTCACGCCCCGCAACGTCCTGCGCCGTGTGGTGGCGGCCTATGAGCGTCGCGGGCTCAAGCCCGTCGTCGCCCCGGAGATCGAGTTCTATCTCGTGCGCAAGAACCCCGACCCGGATTATCCGCTGACACCACCGGTCGGGCGCTCGGGCCGCCCCATCGGCGGCGGACAAGGGTATTCGATCGCCGGCGTCAACGAGTTCGACGAACTGATCGACGACATCTACCACTTCTCCGAAGGGCAAGGGCTCGAGATCGATACCCTGATCCACGAGGAGGGGGCGGGACAGCTCGAGATCAACCTGCGTCACGGGGACCCGGTCGAGCTCGCGGACCAGGTCTTCATCTTCAAGCGCACGATCCGCGAGGCCGCCCTCAAGCACGAGACCTATGCGACGTTCATGGCCAAGCCGATCCAGGGCCAACCCGGGTCGGCCATGCACATCCACCAGTCCATCATCGACAGGAAGACCGGACGGAACATCTTCACCTCCGAGGACGGAGGGGAATCGGACGCGTTCCTCCACTTCATCGGCGGCATGCAGCAGCACATGCCGAACGCGCTGGTGATGATGGCGCCCTACGTGAACTCCTACCGACGCCTTACCCAGTCGGCCTCCGCGCCCGTCAACACCAAATGGGGCTACGATAACCGCACCACCGCTTTCCGCATCCCCCGGTCGGATCCCGGCGCGCGCCGCGTCGAGAACCGCATCCCCTCCTCCGACGCGAATCCCTATCTGGCACTCGCCGGTTCGCTTGCATGCGGGCTTGCCGGCATCATAGCGGGCACGAAGCCGGAACTGCCTGTCGATACCAGCGCCAACGAGGACGAAATCGATCTGCCGCGCGGGCTTCTCGAGGCGGTCGGCCGCTTCGAAACCGATACGGCCCTGCGCGACATTCTCGGCGATGCCTTCGTCTCGACCTACGCCGCCATCAAGAAGGCGGAGTTCGAGACGTTCATGGAGGTGATCTCTCCGTGGGAGCGGGAGTTCCTGCTGTTGAACGTGTAG
- a CDS encoding response regulator — protein MFENREDRKVNAPQVLVVGNSSVNCIVVSRVVERMGLKVRTERPESAALALRETSPAIVILDGGADNRDCDGLLGDLQKSREATEGALPAVILLSTANIRPDTLAAPAVDMVISKPLTVDRLQPAIDALRARNGDFARKSG, from the coding sequence ATGTTCGAAAACAGGGAAGACAGGAAGGTGAACGCGCCCCAGGTTCTGGTGGTGGGGAACTCGTCGGTCAATTGCATTGTGGTGTCCCGCGTGGTCGAGCGCATGGGCCTGAAGGTGCGAACGGAGCGGCCCGAAAGCGCCGCCCTGGCTCTCCGGGAAACCAGCCCCGCCATCGTCATTCTGGATGGCGGCGCGGACAATCGGGACTGCGACGGGCTGCTCGGAGATCTTCAAAAAAGCCGGGAGGCCACCGAAGGCGCCTTGCCGGCCGTCATCCTGCTTTCCACCGCCAACATCAGACCCGACACCCTGGCGGCGCCTGCGGTGGACATGGTGATCTCGAAACCGCTGACCGTGGATCGTTTGCAGCCGGCCATCGATGCTCTGCGCGCTCGCAACGGCGACTTTGCCCGGAAAAGCGGCTAA